In Tripterygium wilfordii isolate XIE 37 chromosome 23, ASM1340144v1, whole genome shotgun sequence, one genomic interval encodes:
- the LOC119992624 gene encoding uncharacterized protein At2g34160-like: protein MEGITEGINNLNVNGKKNRIQVSNTKKPLFFYVNLAKRYMQQHKEVELSALGMAIATVVTIAEILKNNGLALEKRIMTSTVDMREESGGRPVEKAKIEILLGKTEKFDELMAAAAEEAAYNEEQN from the exons ATGGAAGGGATCACAGAAGGAATTAACAACTTGAATGTGAATGGGAAGAAGAACCGAATCCAAGTCTCAAACACCAAGAAACCCCTCTTCTTCTACGTCAATCTCGCCAAG AGATACATGCAGCAACACAAAGAAGTGGAACTTTCTGCCCTTGGAATGG CTATTGCTACGGTAGTTACAATTGCTGAGATCTTGAAGAATAATGGGTTGGCACTTGAGAAGA GGATCATGACATCGACGGTTGACATGAGGGAGGAATCAGGGGGACGCCCTGTTGAGAAAGCTAAG ATAGAAATACTGCTGGGTAAGACCGAGAAGTTTGATGAGTTGATGGCAGCTGCTGCTGAGGAAGCTGCGTACAACGAGGAGCAAAACTGA